A genome region from Labrus mixtus chromosome 9, fLabMix1.1, whole genome shotgun sequence includes the following:
- the igsf11 gene encoding immunoglobulin superfamily member 11 isoform X1 has product MVKFHNSDLWIAWVVISFMKGSVFDLHNKKVCVQALDVTVSQSSIQVARGQAAILPCSFATSAALNNLNIIWMVIPLSNANQPEQVIIYQGGQVFSLANHLNGRVGFVATMPSTSASIFINNTQLSDTGTYQCLVNNLPDRGGRNIGVIGLTVLVPPSMPSCRIQGTLDVGSDIMLICSSEEGIPTPSYSWEKLDALPKLPHNAMQDQMQGTVTLRNVSTSTSGLYQCTSSNAIGKSNCLLNLQVVAPQPQSVGLIAGTIATGVLAVIICSLLVAVTLFYWKNKNKYEEEEIPNEIREDDLPPKRSSSVKAFHADASSSENDTLTSTNTYNSRYWHSPKPNYDTNSYTRYNGDTRHNFTTTGQQAHGENTGHIHSTVVTAAGSAPPARHMQPTTATMPAFANGSHTLPPPKTLVVTTNSAPSPPAIVRSNGSVSLKPVVPSPHGQHTHSFAVSQATLERMGAVPVMVPAQSRAGSLV; this is encoded by the exons TTTGTGTGCAGGCGCTGGATGTGACTGTGTCCCAGAGCAGTATCCAGGTGGCCCGGGGCCAAGCAGCCATCCTGCCCTGCTCCTTTGCCACAAGTGCTGCCCTCAACAACCTGAATATCATCTGGATGGTGATCCCACTCTCCAATGCCAACCAGCCAGAACAG GTGATCATTTACCAGGGCGGCCAGGTGTTCAGCCTCGCCAACCATCTCAATGGTCGTGTGGGCTTTGTGGCCACCATGCCAAGTACAAGTGCCTCCATCTTCATCAACAACACCCAGCTGTCTGACACTGGGACGTATCAGTGCCTGGTCAACAACCTCCCAGACAGAGGGGGGCGCAACATTGGCGTCATTGGGCTCACTGTGCTAG TGCCGCCCTCAATGCCATCGTGTCGAATCCAGGGTACGCTGGATGTAGGCAGTGACATCATGCTGATCTGCAGTTCAGAAGAAGGAATTCCCACACCGTCCTACTCGTGGGAGAAGCTGGATGCGCTGCCAAAACTGCCGCACAACGCCATGCAAG ATCAGATGCAAGGCACTGTCACGCTGAGAAATGTCAGCACCAGCACATCAGGACTCTACCAATGTACCTCCAGCAACGCAATCGGCAAGAGCAACTGTTTGCTCAACCTGCAGGTTGTAGCCC CCCAGCCTCAGAGTGTGGGACTTATAGCAGGCACCATTGCAACAGGAGTCCTGGCTGTCATCATCTGTTCCCTGTTAGTGGCGGTCACACTCTTCTACTGgaagaacaagaacaaatatgaggaggaggagatcccAAATGAGATCAg AGAAGATGACCTCCCTCCCAAAAGGTCATCCTCAGTAAAGGCTTTCCATGCCGATGCCTCATCTTCAGAAAATGACACTCTGACATCTACCAACACATACAACAGCCGCTACTGGCACAGCCCCAAACCCAACTATGACACCAACTCCTACACACGCTACAATGGAGACACTCGCCATAACTTCACCACGACTGGACAACAAGCGCATGGAGAAAACACGGGACATATCCACAGTACAGTGGTCACAGCAGCAGGTTCAGCCCCACCAGCCCGCCACATGCAACCCACAACAGCAACAATGCCAGCATTTGCAAATGGCAGCCACACGTTACCACCTCCAAAGACTTTGGTTGTCACTACGAACTCCGCCCCTTCACCTCCTGCCATTGTGCGTAGCAATGGCTCTGTGAGTCTTAAACCTGTGGTACCTTCCCCTCAtgggcaacacacacactccttcgcTGTGAGCCAAGCCACCCTGGAGCGGATGGGGGCGGTGCCTGTCATGGTGCCTGCCCAGAGCCGAGCCGGTTCACTGGTCTGA
- the igsf11 gene encoding immunoglobulin superfamily member 11 isoform X2 — protein MVKFHNSDLWIAWVVISFMKVCVQALDVTVSQSSIQVARGQAAILPCSFATSAALNNLNIIWMVIPLSNANQPEQVIIYQGGQVFSLANHLNGRVGFVATMPSTSASIFINNTQLSDTGTYQCLVNNLPDRGGRNIGVIGLTVLVPPSMPSCRIQGTLDVGSDIMLICSSEEGIPTPSYSWEKLDALPKLPHNAMQDQMQGTVTLRNVSTSTSGLYQCTSSNAIGKSNCLLNLQVVAPQPQSVGLIAGTIATGVLAVIICSLLVAVTLFYWKNKNKYEEEEIPNEIREDDLPPKRSSSVKAFHADASSSENDTLTSTNTYNSRYWHSPKPNYDTNSYTRYNGDTRHNFTTTGQQAHGENTGHIHSTVVTAAGSAPPARHMQPTTATMPAFANGSHTLPPPKTLVVTTNSAPSPPAIVRSNGSVSLKPVVPSPHGQHTHSFAVSQATLERMGAVPVMVPAQSRAGSLV, from the exons TTTGTGTGCAGGCGCTGGATGTGACTGTGTCCCAGAGCAGTATCCAGGTGGCCCGGGGCCAAGCAGCCATCCTGCCCTGCTCCTTTGCCACAAGTGCTGCCCTCAACAACCTGAATATCATCTGGATGGTGATCCCACTCTCCAATGCCAACCAGCCAGAACAG GTGATCATTTACCAGGGCGGCCAGGTGTTCAGCCTCGCCAACCATCTCAATGGTCGTGTGGGCTTTGTGGCCACCATGCCAAGTACAAGTGCCTCCATCTTCATCAACAACACCCAGCTGTCTGACACTGGGACGTATCAGTGCCTGGTCAACAACCTCCCAGACAGAGGGGGGCGCAACATTGGCGTCATTGGGCTCACTGTGCTAG TGCCGCCCTCAATGCCATCGTGTCGAATCCAGGGTACGCTGGATGTAGGCAGTGACATCATGCTGATCTGCAGTTCAGAAGAAGGAATTCCCACACCGTCCTACTCGTGGGAGAAGCTGGATGCGCTGCCAAAACTGCCGCACAACGCCATGCAAG ATCAGATGCAAGGCACTGTCACGCTGAGAAATGTCAGCACCAGCACATCAGGACTCTACCAATGTACCTCCAGCAACGCAATCGGCAAGAGCAACTGTTTGCTCAACCTGCAGGTTGTAGCCC CCCAGCCTCAGAGTGTGGGACTTATAGCAGGCACCATTGCAACAGGAGTCCTGGCTGTCATCATCTGTTCCCTGTTAGTGGCGGTCACACTCTTCTACTGgaagaacaagaacaaatatgaggaggaggagatcccAAATGAGATCAg AGAAGATGACCTCCCTCCCAAAAGGTCATCCTCAGTAAAGGCTTTCCATGCCGATGCCTCATCTTCAGAAAATGACACTCTGACATCTACCAACACATACAACAGCCGCTACTGGCACAGCCCCAAACCCAACTATGACACCAACTCCTACACACGCTACAATGGAGACACTCGCCATAACTTCACCACGACTGGACAACAAGCGCATGGAGAAAACACGGGACATATCCACAGTACAGTGGTCACAGCAGCAGGTTCAGCCCCACCAGCCCGCCACATGCAACCCACAACAGCAACAATGCCAGCATTTGCAAATGGCAGCCACACGTTACCACCTCCAAAGACTTTGGTTGTCACTACGAACTCCGCCCCTTCACCTCCTGCCATTGTGCGTAGCAATGGCTCTGTGAGTCTTAAACCTGTGGTACCTTCCCCTCAtgggcaacacacacactccttcgcTGTGAGCCAAGCCACCCTGGAGCGGATGGGGGCGGTGCCTGTCATGGTGCCTGCCCAGAGCCGAGCCGGTTCACTGGTCTGA